TCGTCGGTTCGGTGCCGCTGGAGCGGTTGCAGGCCGCCGCCACGCCGCGGTGAACCATCCGGTGACTGCCGCGTGACCGCCGCCGCGCCGGTGCCGGAACTGAGCATCGAGACCACCGGTCTGAGCAAGCACTTCGGGCGGCAACTGGCCGTCGACAGCGTCGACCTTGCAGTGCCCAAGGGCTCTGTGTTCGGCTTCCTTGGTCCCAACGGCTCAGGGAAGACCACCACCATCCGGCTCCTGCTCGGGCTGGCCGAGGCCACGTCCGGCTCCGTCCGGGTCCTGGGGCAGGAGATGCCGGGGCAACTGCACGGTGTGCTGCCCCGGGTGGGTGCCCTGGTCGAAGGGCCTGCTTTCTACCCGTTTCTCTCCGGGGCTGACAACCTGTACCGCTTCGATGCCGCGGATCCCCGCGTTTCCGCCGCCAGCCGGAAGGCCCGCGTGCAGTCGGCGCTGGAGCGGGTGGGCCTGACGCACGCGGCGGACAAGAAAGTCAGGGCATATTCGCTGGGTATGAAGCAGCGGCTCGGCATCGCCAATGCCCTGCTGGCACCGCGCGAACTCCTGATCCTGGATGAACCCACGAACGGGCTGGATCCACAGGGAACGAGGGAGGTCCGCAGCCTGGTGCGCTCACTGGCGGCTGACGGAGCCACGGTGTTTGTCTCCAGCCACCTGCTGGCAGAAGTGGAGCAAATCTGCACCCACGCGGCCGTTATGAGTGCGGGCCGTCTGGTGGCCCAGGGGACCCTCGCGGAATTGCGCCAGGGCGGGCAGCCGCGGATCAGGCTCGTGAGCCCGGATGCGGGGGCTGCGGCGGAGGTGCTGGTCCGGCTGGGTTTGAGCCCGGAACCGGGTCTTCCGGCCGGCACTCCTTCTGGCGGTGACGGGGTGATCTATGCGCCGTTCCCCGCGTCGGCAGGCCATCCAGCCGTGGCTCCGGAGGCGATCGTCGCCGCGCTGGTGGCGGCCGGGGTCCGGGTGCGTGGCTTCGCCACGGAACAGGTCAGTCTGGAAGAACGCTTTGTGGCGCTGACGGGGGAGGGTTTTGACGTTGTCCGGTAAAGAACCCGGCCCCGGCGGGGCGGCAGACCCGGGCGAGAGCAACCGTGCGGCACCGGACCACAGCCCGGAGCCTGCGCCCCATCGCGGTGGCCGGTGGAGGCATGGGCTGCTCGCCTCGGAACTCGGGGTACTTTTCCGCCGCCGCCGCACCTGGGCGATGCTGGGTGCGCTCGCGGCAATTCCGGTCCTGATCGCCGTGGCCGTCCGGGTGTCCTCCGCGGCGCCGCCGGGCCGGGGACCGGCGTTCCTGGACCGGATTTCCCAGAACGGTCTGTTTGTCGGCGTGACAGCCATGCTCGTCGCCGTGCCATTGTTCCTGCCGCTGACCGTGGGCGTCGTGGCGGGGGATACCGTGGCCGGCGAGGCCGGCCTGGGCACCCTGCGGTACCTGCTGGTGGCGCCCGCGGGCCGGGTCCGGCTGCTGCTCGTGAAGTACACCGGAGCGGTCGTCTTCGCCGTGGCGGCGCCGTTGGTCCTGGCTTTGGTCGGGGCCGCAGTCGGGGCGTTGCTCTTCCCGGTGGGACCGGTCACGCTGCTCTCCGGCGATTCGATCGGTGCGGCCGATGCGTTGCTGCGCCTGCTGCTGATCGCGGCCTACCTTACGGTCTCGCTGATGGGTCTCTCCGCGATCGGGCTCCTGATGTCCACCCTCACTGACGTGCCGGTGGGGGCGATGGCATCCACGGTGGTGCTCTCGGTGCTCGCACAGGTCCTGGATGCGCTCCCGCAGCTCGAATGGCTGCACCCGTGGCTCTTCAGCCACTATTGGCTGGACTTCGCGGACCTGCTGCGCCAGCCTGTCGTGTGGGATTCATTCCTGGCGAATGTGCTCCTGCAGGGTGGCTACGTCACCGTCTTCGGCGCACTCGCCTACGGCAGGTTCATCACGAAGGACATACTCTCCTAGGCCGCCCGCCGGCAAACGGGCGACGGTGGACCCCCGGGTCAGTACCGGGCGGCGACGGGGTACAGCTGCATCCCGGACATATAGGCCAGGTCCGTCACTGTAAGCCCGGCGTCCTCGTTCAGCGCCTGGACCACACGGCCGCCGCCGAGGTAGATCGCAACGTGATAAAACCCCGGTGCGGAGCCCCACACCAGTAGGTCTCCGGGGACGGCCTGCGACAGCGGAACGTGTACAGGGGCTTGGGCGAACTGCTGGGACGCGGTGCGGGGCAGGTACTTCCCGGCAGCGGCGAACGCGTTTTGCACCAGGCCGGAACAGTCGAAGCCATAAGGCCCCGTTCCGCCGTACTGGTAGAAATAGGGCGACCCCACCTTACCGAGAGCCACGGAGATCGCGGTCTGGATGGAGCCGCCGGGCGCTGGCGCCGGCGCTGGTGCTGGCGCCGGCGCTGGTGCGGGTGCTGGCGCCGGCGCTGGCGCTGGTGCGGGTGCGGGTGCGGGTGCTGGCGCGGGTGCCGGTGCAGGTGCGGGTGCCGGGACCGGCGCGGCGGCTGGCGGAGCCGGGTTTGGAACGTTGATGACCGGGGCAGCCGGGAGGTTGGTCCCGGGAGCGGCATTTCCCGCAGCGGAGGTGTTTGTGGCGGGGGTCCCGACGCCGGCCTGCGACCCTGCCGCCGGGGCTGCGGCAGCAGTGACTGCCCCGAGCCGATCCTGCTGTCGCTGACGTTCCAGGGCATCCACCCGGGCCGATTCCAACGCAACCGTGGTGTTCTTGAGATCCGCGAGCTGTTCCACAAGCACGGTCCGCTGCGCTTTGGCCTCGGCCACGGCCGTCCGCTGGGCCTCGTTGGCATGCTCGGCGTCGAGCTTCCGTGCCTCCGCCGTCCGTGCGGCTTCATCGGCGGCCCGGTTGGCGTCGGCGGCTGCGGCCGTCAGCGATTCCGCGGCCGCGGCCGCGGTTTCTGCCGATTCGAAGGCCCTGGTTCGGCCAGCCGTCACGGCCTCGAGGGTTGCGGCCTGCTGCAGGGCGTTGGTGCCACCGCTGACAAAGCTGCTCAGTGCGGGATTAAGTCCGCCGTTGCGGTAGAGGTCGCCGGCGAGCTGGCCGATCTGCTTGCGCGTTTTCTGCTGTTCCATCCCGGCGGCGGAGGCTTTGGCGGCGGCAACCGTGGCGGCGTCCCGACGCATCTGGAGCTCCCCGAGGGCTTCGCCGTAAGCGTTATTGGCCTGCAGGGAGGCGGCGAGGCTGGTGTCCTGGGCTGCGGAGGCGTCGGCCAGCAGCCGGTCAATCGAGGTGACTTGCGCTGCCGTCGCGCCTTCACTGGCTTTCGCGGCTGCGATCTCGTCAGGAGACGGGACCGCCGGCGAGGCCGGGACCTGGAAAGCCGGCGGCAGGGTGGCGGCGTTGGCGGGCAGGGCCAAGGATCCCAGAAGTACAACTGAGGCGCACAGTGCGGCCGTCTTTCGGCCGGAACCGGTCCAAATCATGGGTCAACCTCGTTGCAGTGTCGGGCTGGAGCGGGCGGGCCGGGTTTCCGGCAGATGAAAACCCGCGGCTGATCCCCAGCACGGTCGAGGCTACGTGCCAATTGCCACTTTGGCAACAATGGTCACATCAATAACATAAACAACAACAATGTCATTTGTTGTCATTGTGCCGGGTGTGTCGCCACAAGGGGCGCACAGCGCTGTCCCGCGGCGGTCCTCCCGGGCAAGGGCAAGGGCACGGCTGTGGCCGTGCGCCGGTGGCTGCCGGGCTAGCCCCAGCCGAGTTCGTGCAGGCGCTCGTCGCTGATGCCGAAGTGGTGCGCGATCTCGTGGACCACCGTCACAGTCACTT
This genomic window from Arthrobacter sp. EM1 contains:
- a CDS encoding ABC transporter ATP-binding protein; this translates as MTAAAPVPELSIETTGLSKHFGRQLAVDSVDLAVPKGSVFGFLGPNGSGKTTTIRLLLGLAEATSGSVRVLGQEMPGQLHGVLPRVGALVEGPAFYPFLSGADNLYRFDAADPRVSAASRKARVQSALERVGLTHAADKKVRAYSLGMKQRLGIANALLAPRELLILDEPTNGLDPQGTREVRSLVRSLAADGATVFVSSHLLAEVEQICTHAAVMSAGRLVAQGTLAELRQGGQPRIRLVSPDAGAAAEVLVRLGLSPEPGLPAGTPSGGDGVIYAPFPASAGHPAVAPEAIVAALVAAGVRVRGFATEQVSLEERFVALTGEGFDVVR
- a CDS encoding ABC transporter permease; its protein translation is MLASELGVLFRRRRTWAMLGALAAIPVLIAVAVRVSSAAPPGRGPAFLDRISQNGLFVGVTAMLVAVPLFLPLTVGVVAGDTVAGEAGLGTLRYLLVAPAGRVRLLLVKYTGAVVFAVAAPLVLALVGAAVGALLFPVGPVTLLSGDSIGAADALLRLLLIAAYLTVSLMGLSAIGLLMSTLTDVPVGAMASTVVLSVLAQVLDALPQLEWLHPWLFSHYWLDFADLLRQPVVWDSFLANVLLQGGYVTVFGALAYGRFITKDILS
- a CDS encoding C40 family peptidase — protein: MIWTGSGRKTAALCASVVLLGSLALPANAATLPPAFQVPASPAVPSPDEIAAAKASEGATAAQVTSIDRLLADASAAQDTSLAASLQANNAYGEALGELQMRRDAATVAAAKASAAGMEQQKTRKQIGQLAGDLYRNGGLNPALSSFVSGGTNALQQAATLEAVTAGRTRAFESAETAAAAAESLTAAAADANRAADEAARTAEARKLDAEHANEAQRTAVAEAKAQRTVLVEQLADLKNTTVALESARVDALERQRQQDRLGAVTAAAAPAAGSQAGVGTPATNTSAAGNAAPGTNLPAAPVINVPNPAPPAAAPVPAPAPAPAPAPAPAPAPAPAPAPAPAPAPAPAPAPAPAPAPGGSIQTAISVALGKVGSPYFYQYGGTGPYGFDCSGLVQNAFAAAGKYLPRTASQQFAQAPVHVPLSQAVPGDLLVWGSAPGFYHVAIYLGGGRVVQALNEDAGLTVTDLAYMSGMQLYPVAARY